The Streptomyces sp. NBC_01275 genome has a segment encoding these proteins:
- a CDS encoding dolichyl-phosphate beta-glucosyltransferase, with the protein MTSKSNGTVSNSALENTGALEKTATRTAEADVLDLSVVVPAYNEERRLGPTLDALTRYLERAERAGDRWGTWEILVADDGSTDATREIVALRRDPRLRLVSAPARRGKGHALRLGVAASRGRRVLVTDADLAAPAEELERLEAALADGRAAAAIGSRAVPGATLGERQHRVRELVGTAGNALIRATSVRGIRDTQCGFKLFDGDRARAAFAASRVNGWAIDVEVLRHFQRSGWPVAEVPVHWSHRPGSKIRPPDYLRFLVDLARIRLPRPRPADMLAAFLFLAMAVALCSGRFFDPAHRYLTDSLQDQNQWEWFFAVTADNVSHLRNPFFTDLQGFPDGVNLMANTAMLGLSVPLTPVTLLLGPALALSLVMTLGLAATAAAWYRLIVKRLVRQRGAAFAGAALAAFAPPMVSHANAHPNFVVLFMIPPIIDRALRLTTGARVTRDAIALGLLAAYQFFLGEEPLLLAALGMLLFAAAYAAVRPQVARRAVGPVLRGLAIAAAVCLPLVVYPLAWQFSGPQSYTGIDHGDAVGTANSVRALLSFAERSLIAGDAARADALSLNPTEQNAFYGWPLALLALAITVRLWRRPAVKALACTAAGAAVLSLGPRVPLPLTDTTVPGPWALLDGLPLFESVIESRVALVCAPALGMLLALAIGDLARARRLGTQYAGLLAVCLALLPLVPAPLKSEPRTEAPAFFTDGTWKSYVRAGETLVPVPLAEPEDAEALHWQTAAGLGFRMPGGYFNGPYGDGDRTGVYGVPLRWTASLLRDVRYTGVVPVIDARARAEARQDLAYWRAGALVLAPQKNDDRLRETVRKLVGRPGRQVGGVWVWDLHATAHEGR; encoded by the coding sequence GTGACGTCCAAGTCCAACGGCACGGTCTCCAACAGCGCACTCGAGAACACCGGCGCACTCGAGAAGACGGCGACCAGGACGGCCGAGGCGGACGTCCTCGACCTCTCCGTCGTCGTCCCCGCCTACAACGAGGAACGACGGCTCGGCCCCACCCTCGACGCGCTCACCCGCTATCTGGAGCGTGCCGAGCGGGCCGGGGACCGCTGGGGGACCTGGGAGATCCTGGTCGCCGACGACGGCTCCACCGACGCCACCCGCGAGATCGTCGCCCTGCGCCGGGACCCGCGGCTGCGGCTCGTCTCCGCGCCCGCCCGCCGGGGCAAGGGCCACGCCCTGCGCCTCGGGGTCGCCGCCAGCCGGGGCCGCCGCGTCCTGGTCACGGACGCCGATCTCGCCGCCCCGGCAGAGGAGTTGGAACGGCTGGAGGCGGCGCTCGCCGACGGACGCGCGGCGGCGGCGATCGGTTCGCGTGCCGTGCCCGGGGCGACCCTGGGCGAGCGGCAGCACCGGGTCCGCGAGCTGGTCGGCACGGCGGGCAACGCGCTGATCCGCGCCACCTCGGTCCGCGGGATCCGGGACACCCAGTGCGGCTTCAAGCTGTTCGACGGCGACCGGGCCCGCGCCGCGTTCGCCGCCTCCCGGGTCAACGGCTGGGCGATCGACGTGGAGGTGCTGCGCCACTTCCAGCGGTCCGGCTGGCCGGTCGCCGAGGTGCCGGTGCACTGGTCGCACCGCCCCGGCTCGAAGATCCGCCCGCCGGACTACCTGCGGTTCCTCGTCGACCTGGCCCGCATACGCCTCCCCCGCCCCCGCCCGGCCGACATGCTCGCCGCCTTCCTCTTCCTGGCGATGGCCGTGGCGCTCTGCTCCGGCCGCTTCTTCGACCCGGCGCACCGCTACCTCACCGACTCCCTCCAGGACCAGAACCAGTGGGAGTGGTTCTTCGCGGTGACCGCCGACAACGTCTCCCATCTGCGCAACCCCTTCTTCACCGACCTCCAGGGCTTCCCCGACGGCGTCAACCTGATGGCCAACACGGCCATGCTGGGCCTGTCGGTCCCCCTGACCCCCGTCACCCTGCTCCTCGGCCCGGCCCTCGCTCTCAGCCTCGTGATGACCCTGGGCCTGGCCGCGACCGCCGCAGCCTGGTACCGGCTGATCGTGAAGCGGCTGGTGCGCCAGCGCGGGGCGGCCTTCGCGGGAGCCGCCCTCGCCGCGTTCGCGCCGCCGATGGTCAGCCACGCCAACGCCCACCCCAACTTCGTCGTCCTGTTCATGATCCCGCCGATCATCGACCGCGCCCTGCGTCTGACGACCGGCGCGCGGGTCACCCGGGACGCGATCGCCCTCGGCCTGCTGGCGGCCTACCAGTTCTTCCTCGGCGAGGAGCCGCTCCTCCTCGCCGCCCTCGGCATGCTCCTGTTCGCCGCCGCCTACGCCGCCGTACGCCCGCAGGTGGCGCGGAGAGCCGTAGGCCCTGTGCTGCGCGGCCTCGCGATCGCCGCCGCGGTCTGTCTGCCGCTCGTCGTCTACCCGCTGGCCTGGCAGTTCTCCGGCCCGCAGAGCTACACCGGGATCGACCACGGCGACGCCGTCGGCACCGCGAACTCCGTGCGCGCGCTGCTCTCCTTCGCCGAGCGCTCCCTGATCGCGGGCGACGCCGCCCGCGCCGACGCCCTCTCCCTCAACCCGACCGAGCAGAACGCCTTCTACGGCTGGCCCCTGGCCCTGCTCGCCCTCGCGATCACCGTACGGCTGTGGCGGCGGCCCGCCGTCAAGGCGCTGGCCTGCACCGCGGCGGGCGCGGCCGTGCTCTCGCTCGGCCCCCGTGTCCCGCTCCCCCTCACCGACACCACGGTCCCCGGCCCCTGGGCCCTGCTGGACGGCCTCCCGCTCTTCGAGTCGGTCATCGAGAGCCGGGTGGCGCTGGTCTGCGCCCCCGCGCTGGGCATGCTGCTCGCCCTGGCGATCGGCGACCTGGCCCGCGCCCGCCGCCTCGGCACGCAGTACGCCGGACTCCTCGCCGTCTGCCTCGCCCTGCTCCCCCTCGTCCCGGCCCCCCTGAAGTCCGAGCCGCGCACCGAGGCGCCCGCCTTCTTCACCGACGGCACCTGGAAGTCGTACGTCCGCGCCGGCGAGACCCTGGTCCCGGTGCCGCTCGCCGAACCCGAGGACGCCGAGGCGCTGCACTGGCAGACCGCGGCCGGCCTCGGCTTCCGGATGCCCGGCGGCTACTTCAACGGACCGTACGGCGACGGCGACCGCACCGGCGTCTACGGCGTCCCGCTGCGCTGGACGGCGAGCCTGCTGCGGGACGTGCGGTACACGGGCGTGGTCCCGGTGATCGACGCCCGTGCGCGGGCCGAGGCCCGCCAGGACCTCGCGTACTGGCGGGCGGGCGCGCTGGTGCTGGCCCCGCAGAAGAACGACGACCGGCTGCGGGAGACCGTACGGAAACTGGTGGGCCGCCCGGGTAGGCAGGTGGGCGGTGTGTGGGTATGGGACCTGCACGCGACGGCGCACGAGGGGCGCTGA
- a CDS encoding GntR family transcriptional regulator: MPGSTGNAAVTRNTLRQQIADALRDEVLAGRLQPGQEFTVKEIAEQYGVSATPVREALVDLSAQGLLEADQHRGFRVHEYSAEDFRGMIEARSLIIEGMFLLLDEGRQRRQDFEEPRIAAAIAGVRRRGEEAQRAASAGDLTVLIGYDLRFWRELSAMFGNAYLSDFLHRLRVQSWVCTVQHLRRLTELRGQLWAGHTELVDALYRRDTFAARAILAAYNAHSVALIERLAAR; this comes from the coding sequence ATGCCCGGCAGCACCGGCAACGCCGCCGTGACGCGCAACACCCTGCGGCAGCAGATCGCCGACGCGCTGCGCGACGAGGTGCTGGCGGGGCGGCTGCAGCCCGGGCAGGAGTTCACGGTGAAGGAGATCGCCGAGCAGTACGGCGTCTCCGCGACCCCCGTCCGCGAGGCCCTGGTCGACCTGTCGGCGCAGGGGCTGCTGGAGGCGGACCAGCACCGGGGCTTCCGGGTCCACGAGTACTCCGCCGAGGACTTCCGGGGCATGATCGAGGCGCGCAGCCTGATCATCGAGGGCATGTTCCTCCTCCTGGACGAGGGCCGCCAGCGGCGGCAGGACTTCGAGGAACCGCGGATAGCCGCCGCCATCGCGGGCGTACGCCGGCGCGGCGAGGAGGCCCAGCGGGCCGCGTCGGCCGGCGACCTCACCGTCCTCATCGGCTACGACCTGCGGTTCTGGCGCGAACTGAGCGCTATGTTCGGCAACGCCTATCTCTCCGACTTCCTGCACCGGCTGCGCGTGCAGTCCTGGGTGTGCACGGTGCAGCATCTGCGCCGGCTGACGGAGCTGCGCGGCCAGCTGTGGGCCGGGCACACCGAGCTCGTCGACGCCCTGTACCGCCGTGACACCTTCGCCGCCCGCGCGATACTCGCCGCGTACAACGCCCACTCCGTCGCCCTGATCGAGCGACTGGCGGCACGGTGA